Proteins found in one Hyla sarda isolate aHylSar1 chromosome 7, aHylSar1.hap1, whole genome shotgun sequence genomic segment:
- the LOC130282234 gene encoding SLAM family member 5-like isoform X2: MRTITLLVLALLPALGQAPRFKVIPGLKHSSITLATSFDPLSAKEVTWSQKTIKGEFWQVAKIQNGAMTSVLHERCYQTYNGTRLVINNLNETDNGVYRAEATLGDGTVEEEYFTVTAYDPVPQPQIIPHLKRIGDQYNVTLQCSVPLNTSDVSYTWKYGLQGSENWSTVNDTSSIQMMRTPDQNMEFVCTVHNPADRKEVSFYCEQCSEGKEKRSRFPMIVYILVVCTVFAVITITALGVMFAIQKCRKTSSSKNGQELTNLTNPVQDTDSQESKIFHIVHEKNGMKNKESDEERSKLNDKPSCNHSSVIKIESLEEQEESSEEQKVSEVDFPEERKEESTEELE; the protein is encoded by the exons ATGCGGACTATAACGTTACTGGTGCTTGCGTTACTTCCTGCCCTAG GACAAGCTCCACGATTTAAGGTCATACCAGGGCTTAAACATTCCTCCATTACCTTGGCAACATCCTTTGACCCACTTTCTGCGAAAGAAGTTACCTGGTCCCAAAAAACCATAAAAGGGGAATTTTGGCAGGTTGCCAAAATTCAAAATGGCGCTATGACTAGCGTACTTCATGAAAGATGTTATCAGACCTATAATGGAACACGATTGGTCATCAATAATCTGAATGAGACTGATAATGGCGTTTACAGAGCCGAAGCCACTTTAGGGGATGGAACAGTAGAAGAAGAGTATTTTACGGTCACGGCTTATG ATCCCGTCCCCCAACCACAGATCATACCTCATCTGAAGAGAATTGGGGATCAGTATAATGTTACTCTCCAGTGTTCTGTCCCATTAAATACATCAGATGTCTCCTATACTTGGAAATATGGACTTCAGGGCTCTGAGAATTGGAGCACAGTAAATGATACAAGCTCAATCCAGATGATGCGAACACCAGACCAGAACATGGAATTCGTATGTACAGTCCATAACCCGGCCGACCGAAAAGAGGTTTCTTTCTACTGTGAACAGTGTTCAG AAGGGAAGGAAAAACGTAGTCGCTTCCCCATGATAGTCTACATCCTAGTCGTCTGCACAGTTTTTGCTGTGATCACTATAACAGCATTGGGAGTAATGTTTGCTATACAGAAATGTAGGAAAACTTCTTCAAGCAAAAATGGGCAAG AACTTACGAACTTGACAAATCCCGTTCAGGATACAG ATTCTCAAGAGTCTAAAATTTTTCACATTGTTCACGAAAAGAATGG TATGAAGAATAAGGAATCAGATGAAGAG AGATCCAAGCTCAACGATAAACCGAGCTGTAACCACAG CTCCGTTATTAAAATAGAATCTCTTGAAGAGCAGGAAGAATCATCTGAAGAGCAAAAAGTTTCGGAAGTAGATTTTCCTGAAGAGCGGAAAGAAGAATCTACTGAAGAACTGGAATAA
- the LOC130282234 gene encoding SLAM family member 5-like isoform X1: MRTITLLVLALLPALGQAPRFKVIPGLKHSSITLATSFDPLSAKEVTWSQKTIKGEFWQVAKIQNGAMTSVLHERCYQTYNGTRLVINNLNETDNGVYRAEATLGDGTVEEEYFTVTAYDPVPQPQIIPHLKRIGDQYNVTLQCSVPLNTSDVSYTWKYGLQGSENWSTVNDTSSIQMMRTPDQNMEFVCTVHNPADRKEVSFYCEQCSEGKEKRSRFPMIVYILVVCTVFAVITITALGVMFAIQKCRKTSSSKNGQELTNLTNPVQDTDSQESKIFHIVHEKNGSMKNKESDEERSKLNDKPSCNHSSVIKIESLEEQEESSEEQKVSEVDFPEERKEESTEELE, from the exons ATGCGGACTATAACGTTACTGGTGCTTGCGTTACTTCCTGCCCTAG GACAAGCTCCACGATTTAAGGTCATACCAGGGCTTAAACATTCCTCCATTACCTTGGCAACATCCTTTGACCCACTTTCTGCGAAAGAAGTTACCTGGTCCCAAAAAACCATAAAAGGGGAATTTTGGCAGGTTGCCAAAATTCAAAATGGCGCTATGACTAGCGTACTTCATGAAAGATGTTATCAGACCTATAATGGAACACGATTGGTCATCAATAATCTGAATGAGACTGATAATGGCGTTTACAGAGCCGAAGCCACTTTAGGGGATGGAACAGTAGAAGAAGAGTATTTTACGGTCACGGCTTATG ATCCCGTCCCCCAACCACAGATCATACCTCATCTGAAGAGAATTGGGGATCAGTATAATGTTACTCTCCAGTGTTCTGTCCCATTAAATACATCAGATGTCTCCTATACTTGGAAATATGGACTTCAGGGCTCTGAGAATTGGAGCACAGTAAATGATACAAGCTCAATCCAGATGATGCGAACACCAGACCAGAACATGGAATTCGTATGTACAGTCCATAACCCGGCCGACCGAAAAGAGGTTTCTTTCTACTGTGAACAGTGTTCAG AAGGGAAGGAAAAACGTAGTCGCTTCCCCATGATAGTCTACATCCTAGTCGTCTGCACAGTTTTTGCTGTGATCACTATAACAGCATTGGGAGTAATGTTTGCTATACAGAAATGTAGGAAAACTTCTTCAAGCAAAAATGGGCAAG AACTTACGAACTTGACAAATCCCGTTCAGGATACAG ATTCTCAAGAGTCTAAAATTTTTCACATTGTTCACGAAAAGAATGG CAGTATGAAGAATAAGGAATCAGATGAAGAG AGATCCAAGCTCAACGATAAACCGAGCTGTAACCACAG CTCCGTTATTAAAATAGAATCTCTTGAAGAGCAGGAAGAATCATCTGAAGAGCAAAAAGTTTCGGAAGTAGATTTTCCTGAAGAGCGGAAAGAAGAATCTACTGAAGAACTGGAATAA
- the LOC130282234 gene encoding SLAM family member 5-like isoform X4 has protein sequence MRTITLLVLALLPALDPVPQPQIIPHLKRIGDQYNVTLQCSVPLNTSDVSYTWKYGLQGSENWSTVNDTSSIQMMRTPDQNMEFVCTVHNPADRKEVSFYCEQCSEGKEKRSRFPMIVYILVVCTVFAVITITALGVMFAIQKCRKTSSSKNGQELTNLTNPVQDTDSQESKIFHIVHEKNGSMKNKESDEERSKLNDKPSCNHSSVIKIESLEEQEESSEEQKVSEVDFPEERKEESTEELE, from the exons ATGCGGACTATAACGTTACTGGTGCTTGCGTTACTTCCTGCCCTAG ATCCCGTCCCCCAACCACAGATCATACCTCATCTGAAGAGAATTGGGGATCAGTATAATGTTACTCTCCAGTGTTCTGTCCCATTAAATACATCAGATGTCTCCTATACTTGGAAATATGGACTTCAGGGCTCTGAGAATTGGAGCACAGTAAATGATACAAGCTCAATCCAGATGATGCGAACACCAGACCAGAACATGGAATTCGTATGTACAGTCCATAACCCGGCCGACCGAAAAGAGGTTTCTTTCTACTGTGAACAGTGTTCAG AAGGGAAGGAAAAACGTAGTCGCTTCCCCATGATAGTCTACATCCTAGTCGTCTGCACAGTTTTTGCTGTGATCACTATAACAGCATTGGGAGTAATGTTTGCTATACAGAAATGTAGGAAAACTTCTTCAAGCAAAAATGGGCAAG AACTTACGAACTTGACAAATCCCGTTCAGGATACAG ATTCTCAAGAGTCTAAAATTTTTCACATTGTTCACGAAAAGAATGG CAGTATGAAGAATAAGGAATCAGATGAAGAG AGATCCAAGCTCAACGATAAACCGAGCTGTAACCACAG CTCCGTTATTAAAATAGAATCTCTTGAAGAGCAGGAAGAATCATCTGAAGAGCAAAAAGTTTCGGAAGTAGATTTTCCTGAAGAGCGGAAAGAAGAATCTACTGAAGAACTGGAATAA
- the LOC130282234 gene encoding uncharacterized protein LOC130282234 isoform X3, whose amino-acid sequence MTSVLHERCYQTYNGTRLVINNLNETDNGVYRAEATLGDGTVEEEYFTVTAYDPVPQPQIIPHLKRIGDQYNVTLQCSVPLNTSDVSYTWKYGLQGSENWSTVNDTSSIQMMRTPDQNMEFVCTVHNPADRKEVSFYCEQCSEGKEKRSRFPMIVYILVVCTVFAVITITALGVMFAIQKCRKTSSSKNGQELTNLTNPVQDTDSQESKIFHIVHEKNGSMKNKESDEERSKLNDKPSCNHSSVIKIESLEEQEESSEEQKVSEVDFPEERKEESTEELE is encoded by the exons ATGACTAGCGTACTTCATGAAAGATGTTATCAGACCTATAATGGAACACGATTGGTCATCAATAATCTGAATGAGACTGATAATGGCGTTTACAGAGCCGAAGCCACTTTAGGGGATGGAACAGTAGAAGAAGAGTATTTTACGGTCACGGCTTATG ATCCCGTCCCCCAACCACAGATCATACCTCATCTGAAGAGAATTGGGGATCAGTATAATGTTACTCTCCAGTGTTCTGTCCCATTAAATACATCAGATGTCTCCTATACTTGGAAATATGGACTTCAGGGCTCTGAGAATTGGAGCACAGTAAATGATACAAGCTCAATCCAGATGATGCGAACACCAGACCAGAACATGGAATTCGTATGTACAGTCCATAACCCGGCCGACCGAAAAGAGGTTTCTTTCTACTGTGAACAGTGTTCAG AAGGGAAGGAAAAACGTAGTCGCTTCCCCATGATAGTCTACATCCTAGTCGTCTGCACAGTTTTTGCTGTGATCACTATAACAGCATTGGGAGTAATGTTTGCTATACAGAAATGTAGGAAAACTTCTTCAAGCAAAAATGGGCAAG AACTTACGAACTTGACAAATCCCGTTCAGGATACAG ATTCTCAAGAGTCTAAAATTTTTCACATTGTTCACGAAAAGAATGG CAGTATGAAGAATAAGGAATCAGATGAAGAG AGATCCAAGCTCAACGATAAACCGAGCTGTAACCACAG CTCCGTTATTAAAATAGAATCTCTTGAAGAGCAGGAAGAATCATCTGAAGAGCAAAAAGTTTCGGAAGTAGATTTTCCTGAAGAGCGGAAAGAAGAATCTACTGAAGAACTGGAATAA